Genomic DNA from Corynebacterium kroppenstedtii:
ATAAAGAAACCGCCATCGCGACGGTGAACCACGTCGGCCTGTTGCGCACAGCCATTTCATTTCGGGATAGCTCCGGAGAATTTCATTCCCCCAACACGGGAGTTTTATATCCCGGCGGATTGCATGACGGCCAGAAGGTGTGGGTGGAGTATTCGCGCAGCCATCCCGACACTGTTCGAGTCCAAGGAAGAACCTGGACATTATCTCTTTTACCTGCGATTTCAACATTTATCGTGACGATCGCTCTGTCTTTGGGAGCAATAGTGTTGATTAACCGACGCGCCGAACGT
This window encodes:
- a CDS encoding DUF3592 domain-containing protein, producing the protein MNAMTTRGMNADKKPTPRGDEKPQGGKVRNSRRALSRGDAEVRIDTVARRCRQVIALLALLMTLVCTTLVAGPIYNDFKLHKDKETAIATVNHVGLLRTAISFRDSSGEFHSPNTGVLYPGGLHDGQKVWVEYSRSHPDTVRVQGRTWTLSLLPAISTFIVTIALSLGAIVLINRRAERKKNLYNGYRDR